The following are encoded together in the Pseudodesulfovibrio indicus genome:
- a CDS encoding RnfABCDGE type electron transport complex subunit D, with protein MKPLNPFALTVSVPPHRHCGVTVRSRMANILVAMFPAAVMAAMTFGMPAVRVMALSMGAAVFTEMACDYFMDRDTDVANLHAFTVGLAFAFLLPASAPWWLAAIGSAASIILGKACFGPLGGSPFCAPLIGWAICRISWPAFMDIDASMLGTDLTYPLAQLKNFGLNAVQITDARALFLGKQLGGLGAVQIAGVLLGGMLLVMRKQVSSIIPVGVIAGVCLTAFLFNRLDPSIHPGPAFQLLTGSALFGAFFLATDGPSSPNRQIPMLLFGLLAGALIIVIRTWGAYADGVPFAILLANLFTPVLERIRPKPFGRS; from the coding sequence GTGAAGCCCCTCAACCCATTCGCCCTGACCGTCTCGGTCCCGCCCCACCGCCACTGCGGCGTCACGGTGCGGAGCCGGATGGCCAACATCCTGGTGGCCATGTTCCCCGCCGCCGTCATGGCGGCCATGACCTTCGGCATGCCCGCGGTGCGGGTCATGGCCCTGTCCATGGGCGCGGCCGTGTTCACCGAGATGGCCTGCGACTATTTCATGGACCGCGACACGGACGTGGCCAACCTCCACGCCTTCACCGTGGGGCTGGCCTTCGCCTTCCTGCTCCCGGCCTCCGCCCCCTGGTGGCTGGCGGCCATCGGCAGCGCGGCTTCCATCATCCTCGGCAAGGCGTGCTTCGGCCCCCTGGGCGGCAGCCCGTTCTGCGCCCCGCTCATCGGCTGGGCCATCTGCCGCATCTCCTGGCCCGCGTTCATGGACATCGACGCCTCCATGCTCGGCACGGACCTGACCTATCCCTTGGCCCAGCTCAAGAACTTCGGGCTCAACGCGGTCCAGATCACCGACGCCCGCGCCCTGTTCCTGGGCAAGCAGCTCGGCGGCCTGGGCGCGGTCCAGATAGCGGGCGTGCTTCTCGGCGGCATGCTCCTGGTCATGCGCAAGCAGGTCTCGTCCATCATCCCGGTGGGGGTCATCGCGGGCGTCTGCCTGACCGCCTTCCTGTTCAACCGGCTGGACCCGTCGATCCACCCCGGCCCGGCCTTCCAGCTGCTGACCGGGTCCGCCCTGTTCGGGGCGTTCTTCCTGGCCACGGACGGCCCCTCCTCGCCCAACCGCCAGATCCCGATGCTCCTCTTCGGGCTGCTGGCCGGTGCGCTGATCATCGTCATTCGCACCTGGGGCGCGTACGCGGACGGCGTTCCCTTCGCCATCCTGCTGGCCAACCTGTTCACCCCGGTGCTCGAACGCATCCGGCCCAAGCCGTTCGGAAGGAGCTAG
- the rnfG gene encoding RnfABCDGE type electron transport complex subunit G, whose translation MKDMMKMMIVLSLICGIAGVTLAALKEVTAPIIEEQELTYVQAPAILSVLTGYDNDPIKDRKKFDVDGRTVTVFPALSQGRLIGLAFETYGKGYGGNIGVMVGFDMTDMNAMTLSGIGITTLKETPGLGARVAGHGYTTQFRGHSLEAVELKKNGGDIEAVAGATISSTGTVSAVRDAIAVFNSLKSKLAAGWS comes from the coding sequence ATGAAGGACATGATGAAAATGATGATCGTCCTGTCGCTGATCTGCGGCATCGCGGGCGTCACCCTGGCCGCGCTGAAAGAGGTCACGGCCCCGATCATCGAGGAGCAGGAGCTGACCTACGTCCAGGCCCCGGCCATCCTCTCGGTGCTCACCGGCTACGACAACGACCCCATCAAGGACCGCAAGAAATTCGACGTGGACGGCCGCACCGTGACCGTGTTCCCGGCCCTCAGCCAGGGCCGCCTCATCGGGCTGGCCTTCGAGACCTACGGCAAGGGCTACGGCGGCAACATCGGCGTCATGGTCGGCTTCGACATGACGGACATGAACGCCATGACCCTGTCGGGCATCGGCATCACCACCCTGAAGGAGACGCCCGGCCTTGGCGCGCGGGTGGCCGGGCACGGCTACACCACGCAGTTCAGGGGCCACTCCCTGGAGGCCGTGGAACTGAAAAAGAACGGCGGCGACATCGAGGCCGTGGCCGGGGCGACCATCTCGTCCACCGGCACCGTGTCCGCCGTGCGCGACGCCATAGCCGTCTTCAACTCCCTGAAAAGCAAGCTCGCGGCGGGCTGGTCCTAA
- the rsxE gene encoding electron transport complex subunit RsxE, with protein MNRLWKEFSKGLWTELPPFKLVLGLCPTLAVTNTAGNGLGMGMAVVFVLALSNLMISLLRKLIPAKVRIVCFIAISASLVVAVELLMQAFAYPLYQQLGIFVPLIVVNCIILGRAEAFASKNGPLLSLADGLGMGLGFTLSLTFLGALREVLGAGQLFGVNVAWEGFEPFGIMVQAPGAFVSLGILLAIMTFVENVRRKRRGLAAVQGPTHDCGACTGCGQKNC; from the coding sequence ATGAACAGATTGTGGAAGGAATTCTCCAAGGGACTGTGGACGGAGCTGCCCCCGTTCAAGCTGGTCCTCGGCCTGTGTCCCACCCTGGCCGTGACCAATACGGCGGGCAACGGGCTGGGCATGGGCATGGCCGTGGTCTTTGTCCTGGCGCTGTCCAACCTGATGATCTCGCTGCTCAGAAAACTGATCCCGGCCAAGGTCCGCATCGTCTGCTTCATCGCCATCTCCGCCTCTCTGGTGGTGGCCGTGGAGCTGCTCATGCAGGCCTTTGCCTACCCCCTCTACCAGCAGCTCGGCATCTTCGTGCCGCTGATCGTGGTCAACTGCATCATCTTGGGGCGGGCCGAGGCGTTCGCCTCCAAGAACGGCCCCCTGCTCTCCCTGGCCGACGGGTTGGGCATGGGGTTGGGCTTCACCCTGTCCCTGACCTTCCTCGGCGCGCTGCGCGAGGTACTGGGCGCGGGCCAGCTGTTCGGCGTGAACGTGGCCTGGGAAGGGTTCGAGCCCTTCGGGATCATGGTCCAGGCCCCCGGGGCGTTCGTCTCCCTGGGCATCCTCCTGGCGATCATGACCTTTGTCGAGAACGTCCGGCGCAAGCGCCGCGGGCTGGCGGCGGTCCAAGGCCCGACCCACGACTGCGGCGCCTGCACCGGCTGCGGCCAAAAGAACTGCTAA
- a CDS encoding electron transport complex protein RnfA, producing MQEYFLLFIGAMFVNNIVLAQYLGNCPFIGTSKDTGVAVGMGGAVVFVAVMAAAITWLVQEYVLAPFGLGFLQTLAFILVIAALVQFVEMFLKKMVPPLYKSLGIFLPLITTNCAVMGIALICQREEFGFVKTVLFALASGLGFMIALVLLAGIREKLAVRRLPIAMRGTPIGLIMAGLMSLAFFAFKGMI from the coding sequence ATGCAGGAATACTTCCTTCTCTTCATCGGGGCGATGTTCGTCAACAACATCGTGCTCGCCCAATACCTGGGCAACTGCCCGTTCATCGGCACCTCCAAGGACACCGGGGTGGCCGTGGGCATGGGCGGGGCCGTGGTCTTCGTGGCCGTCATGGCCGCGGCCATCACCTGGCTGGTCCAGGAGTACGTCCTGGCCCCCTTCGGCCTGGGCTTCCTCCAGACCCTGGCCTTCATCCTGGTCATCGCCGCCCTGGTCCAGTTCGTGGAGATGTTCCTCAAGAAGATGGTCCCGCCGCTGTACAAGTCGCTGGGCATCTTCCTGCCGCTGATCACCACCAACTGCGCGGTCATGGGCATCGCGCTGATCTGCCAGCGCGAGGAATTCGGCTTCGTGAAGACGGTCCTGTTCGCCCTGGCTTCGGGCCTGGGCTTCATGATCGCCCTGGTCCTGCTGGCCGGCATCCGCGAGAAGCTGGCCGTCCGGCGGCTGCCCATCGCCATGCGCGGCACGCCCATCGGCCTGATCATGGCCGGGCTCATGTCCCTGGCCTTCTTCGCCTTCAAGGGCATGATCTAG